One window of the Haloarcula rubripromontorii genome contains the following:
- the wecB gene encoding non-hydrolyzing UDP-N-acetylglucosamine 2-epimerase, which yields MTDSTVGFVLGTRPEIIKLAPVIQECHRRGVDTHIVHTGQHYSDSLDAVFFRQLGLSPPDVNLEVGSDDHGAQTGAMLAGIEEELQATEPTVVFVQGDTNSTLAGALAGSKMDVDVAHVEAGLRSFDDEMPEETNRVIIDHIAEYLFPPTAETAALLRDEGIPEDRITVTGNTIVDAVETFDNEAATSSQILSELGVSEGQFDLLTAHRAETVDDREAFERILSGVARASAQAEREVIYPIHPRAEDRLEEFGIAVPDQIRLIEPLDFFDFLRLESTADLVFTDSGGVQEETSILGTPCVTLRYGTERPETAFVGANCVAGREPSSITAAATQMRGKAGDWNTPFGDGTAAVQILDAIPELPDREAVTAPE from the coding sequence TTATCAAGTTAGCCCCGGTGATCCAGGAGTGTCATCGGCGTGGCGTCGATACACACATCGTCCACACTGGTCAGCATTACTCGGACTCGCTTGATGCCGTCTTTTTCCGACAGCTCGGGTTATCACCACCAGATGTGAACCTCGAAGTCGGATCTGACGATCACGGGGCACAGACTGGTGCGATGCTCGCTGGTATCGAGGAAGAACTTCAGGCTACCGAACCCACAGTGGTGTTTGTCCAAGGGGACACGAACTCGACTCTTGCGGGCGCACTCGCGGGGAGCAAGATGGATGTCGACGTGGCTCACGTCGAAGCTGGGCTTCGAAGTTTCGATGACGAAATGCCCGAAGAGACAAACCGCGTCATCATTGATCATATCGCTGAGTATCTGTTTCCACCGACCGCCGAGACAGCAGCGTTACTCCGAGACGAGGGGATTCCCGAGGACCGTATCACAGTCACTGGAAATACCATTGTCGACGCAGTCGAAACCTTTGACAATGAGGCTGCAACCAGCAGTCAGATTCTGAGTGAGCTCGGCGTTTCGGAGGGCCAGTTCGACCTCTTGACCGCTCACCGAGCGGAAACAGTCGACGACCGGGAAGCGTTCGAGCGGATTCTCAGCGGCGTCGCACGAGCAAGCGCTCAAGCGGAGCGGGAAGTCATCTACCCGATTCACCCCCGAGCGGAGGACCGCCTCGAAGAGTTCGGCATCGCAGTTCCCGACCAAATTCGTCTTATCGAACCACTGGATTTCTTCGATTTCCTCAGACTAGAGAGTACAGCGGACCTGGTGTTCACCGATTCAGGAGGTGTGCAGGAAGAGACCAGCATCCTCGGAACACCGTGTGTGACGCTTAGGTATGGAACTGAGCGCCCTGAGACAGCATTTGTTGGTGCGAACTGCGTTGCCGGCCGGGAGCCGAGTAGTATCACCGCGGCGGCGACACAAATGCGCGGAAAGGCTGGGGACTGGAACACGCCGTTCGGAGATGGGACAGCCGCTGTTCAGATTCTCGATGCAATCCCGGAACTCCCCGACAGAGAAGCAGTCACGGCCCCTGAGTGA